In Hyphomicrobium denitrificans 1NES1, one DNA window encodes the following:
- the trbE gene encoding conjugal transfer protein TrbE, which translates to MMNLTEYRRRSQSLADFLPWAALIEKGVVLNKDGSFQRTARFRGPDLDSSTPAELVAITSRLNNALRRLGSGWAVFIEAQRVQAHWYPVGEFPDATSALVDAERRAQFQEEGAHFESRYFLTLLWLPPADDAARAEAWLYENRAQGAADWRATLEGFIDRTDRVLALVEGFMPEADWLDDGETLSYLHSCVSTRRQRVRVPETPMYLDAILVDEDLTGGLEPKLGRAHLRTLTIMGFPSQTWPGLLDDLNRLAFPYRWATRAVCLDKTDATKLLAKIRRQWFAKRKSIMAILKEVMTNEASVLMDSDAANKALDADAALQELGTDLVGEAYITATVTVWDEDSRVADERLRLVEKTIQGRDFTCMREGVNAIEAWLGSLPGHVYANVRQPPVSTLNLAHMMPFSAVWAGPERDEHFQAPPLFFAKTEGSTPFRFCLHVGDVGHTLIVGPTGAGKSVLLALMALQFRRYPGAQVFAFDFGGSIRAAALGMGGDWHDLGGALADDASAPAALQPLARVDDAGERAWAAEWIAALLARESVTVTPELKEHLWSALTSLASAPVSERTITGLSVLLQSHALKQALQPYTVAGPWGRLLDAETERLGEAEVQAFETEGLIGAGAAPAVLSYLFHRIEDRFDGRPTLLIVDEGWLALDDPGFAGQLREWLKTLRKKNASVIFATQSLADIDGSAIAPAIIESCPTRILLPNERALEPQIAAIYRRFGLNDRQIEILSRATPKREYYCQSRRGNRLFELGLSEVALAFTAASSKTDQTAIEQTLAAHGREGFAAAWLRRTNLDWAADMLTRNQEVSS; encoded by the coding sequence ATGATGAATCTCACCGAGTACCGTCGCCGCTCGCAAAGCCTCGCCGACTTCCTGCCTTGGGCGGCGCTGATCGAGAAGGGCGTCGTCCTCAACAAGGACGGCTCGTTCCAGCGCACCGCGCGTTTTCGTGGGCCCGATCTCGACTCCTCGACACCGGCCGAGCTCGTCGCCATCACGTCGCGCCTCAACAACGCGCTACGCCGCCTCGGCTCCGGTTGGGCTGTGTTCATTGAGGCCCAGCGCGTGCAGGCGCATTGGTATCCCGTCGGCGAATTTCCCGATGCGACCTCGGCTCTGGTCGACGCCGAACGGCGCGCGCAGTTTCAGGAAGAGGGCGCGCATTTCGAAAGCCGCTACTTCCTGACGCTGCTTTGGCTGCCGCCGGCTGACGATGCCGCGCGGGCAGAGGCTTGGCTCTACGAGAATCGCGCACAGGGCGCCGCTGACTGGCGCGCCACGCTGGAAGGCTTCATCGACCGCACCGATCGCGTGCTCGCCCTGGTCGAAGGCTTCATGCCCGAAGCTGATTGGCTCGATGACGGCGAGACTCTCAGCTACCTGCATTCCTGCGTCTCGACACGCCGCCAGCGCGTGCGCGTGCCCGAGACGCCGATGTATCTCGACGCCATCCTGGTGGACGAGGACCTGACCGGCGGCCTCGAGCCCAAGCTCGGCCGCGCCCATCTGCGCACGCTCACCATCATGGGCTTTCCGTCGCAGACCTGGCCCGGCCTGCTCGACGATCTGAACCGGCTCGCTTTTCCCTATCGCTGGGCAACCCGCGCGGTCTGTCTCGACAAGACCGACGCGACCAAGCTGCTCGCGAAGATCCGCCGCCAATGGTTCGCCAAGCGCAAGTCGATCATGGCGATTTTGAAGGAGGTGATGACCAACGAGGCGTCGGTGCTGATGGACAGTGACGCCGCCAACAAGGCCCTCGACGCCGACGCGGCGCTGCAGGAGCTCGGAACGGACCTGGTCGGCGAGGCCTATATCACCGCCACCGTGACGGTTTGGGACGAGGACTCCCGCGTCGCCGACGAGCGCTTGCGCCTGGTCGAGAAGACCATTCAGGGCCGCGACTTCACCTGCATGCGCGAAGGCGTCAATGCGATCGAGGCCTGGCTCGGATCGCTCCCGGGCCACGTCTACGCCAATGTGCGCCAACCGCCCGTCTCGACGCTGAATCTCGCGCACATGATGCCGTTCTCGGCGGTCTGGGCCGGGCCGGAACGGGATGAGCATTTTCAGGCGCCCCCGCTGTTCTTCGCCAAGACCGAGGGCTCGACGCCGTTCCGATTCTGCCTCCATGTCGGCGATGTCGGTCACACGCTGATCGTCGGCCCGACCGGCGCCGGCAAGAGCGTCCTGCTCGCGCTGATGGCGTTGCAGTTCCGGCGTTATCCCGGCGCCCAGGTCTTTGCCTTCGATTTCGGCGGCTCGATCCGTGCGGCCGCGCTGGGGATGGGCGGCGACTGGCACGATCTCGGCGGTGCGCTGGCCGACGACGCAAGCGCGCCCGCCGCCCTCCAGCCCCTCGCGCGCGTCGATGACGCCGGCGAGCGGGCTTGGGCCGCGGAATGGATCGCGGCGCTGCTTGCCCGTGAGTCCGTCACCGTCACTCCAGAACTGAAGGAGCACTTATGGTCCGCTCTGACCTCGCTCGCCTCCGCGCCGGTTTCGGAGCGAACGATCACCGGTCTTTCCGTCCTCTTGCAGTCCCATGCGCTCAAGCAGGCGTTGCAGCCCTATACGGTCGCCGGACCTTGGGGCCGGCTGCTTGATGCGGAGACCGAACGCCTTGGCGAGGCGGAGGTGCAGGCCTTCGAGACCGAGGGCCTGATCGGCGCCGGCGCGGCGCCCGCAGTGCTGTCCTACCTGTTCCACCGGATCGAAGATCGCTTCGACGGCCGGCCGACCTTGCTCATTGTCGACGAAGGCTGGCTCGCGCTCGACGATCCCGGCTTCGCCGGGCAGCTTCGCGAGTGGCTAAAGACACTGCGGAAGAAGAACGCCTCCGTCATCTTCGCCACGCAATCGCTCGCGGACATCGATGGCAGCGCCATCGCACCCGCGATCATCGAGAGCTGTCCCACACGGATTTTGCTGCCGAACGAACGCGCGCTCGAGCCGCAGATCGCAGCGATCTACCGGCGTTTCGGTCTCAATGACCGGCAGATCGAGATTCTGAGCCGGGCCACGCCCAAGCGCGAATACTACTGCCAGTCCCGCCGGGGCAACCGCCTGTTCGAGCTTGGACTCTCCGAAGTCGCGCTCGCCTTCACCGCCGCGTCCTCAAAGACCGACCAGACCGCGATCGAACAGACCCTCGCGGCCCATGGCCGCGAAGGCTTCGCCGCCGCGTGGCTGCGCCGCACGAACCTCGACTGGGCGGCCGACATGCTCACCCGCAACCAGGAGGTTTCCTCATGA
- a CDS encoding VirB3 family type IV secretion system protein, with translation MEHDAAIPGFYAPVHRALTEPILLGGAPRAVAIVNGTLAAAVGLGLRLWIVGGAIWLLGHLAAVWAAKRDPAFVDVVRHHLRYPQHLVA, from the coding sequence ATGGAGCACGATGCGGCCATCCCCGGCTTCTACGCGCCTGTTCATCGCGCGCTGACCGAACCGATCCTGCTCGGCGGCGCGCCGCGCGCCGTCGCGATCGTCAACGGCACGCTCGCGGCAGCCGTTGGCCTCGGCCTTCGTCTGTGGATCGTCGGAGGCGCGATCTGGTTGCTGGGCCATCTCGCCGCCGTGTGGGCCGCGAAGCGCGATCCCGCCTTCGTCGATGTGGTGCGTCACCATCTGCGCTACCCGCAGCATCTGGTCGCGTGA
- a CDS encoding TrbC/VirB2 family protein, with translation MLLNRARRAFAMASAFVFVALATAPAYAAGSNMPWEQPLNQILESIQGPVAKVISVIVIIVTGLTLAFGETSGGFRRLIQIVFGLSIAFAASSFFLTFFQFGGGALV, from the coding sequence ATGCTGCTCAACCGTGCTCGCCGTGCGTTCGCCATGGCTTCAGCCTTCGTCTTCGTCGCGCTTGCGACGGCTCCCGCCTACGCCGCCGGCTCCAACATGCCTTGGGAGCAGCCGCTCAATCAGATCCTCGAGTCGATCCAGGGGCCGGTGGCCAAGGTCATCTCCGTGATCGTCATCATCGTCACCGGCCTGACCTTGGCCTTCGGCGAGACGTCTGGAGGGTTTCGGCGGCTGATCCAGATCGTCTTCGGTCTCTCGATCGCCTTCGCTGCGTCGAGCTTCTTCCTGACTTTCTTCCAGTTCGGCGGCGGAGCGCTGGTGTGA
- the trbB gene encoding P-type conjugative transfer ATPase TrbB has translation MLRTALGPAISAHLEDPSIVEVMLNPDGRLWIDRLSGGLEDTGSRVTPADAERIVRLVAHHVGVEVHANSPRVSAELPESGERFEGLLPPVVSAPCFAIRRPAVAVFTLGDYVDSGIMSAAQAELLRVAVHERKNVLVAGGTSTGKTTLVNALLAEVAKTGDRVVLIEDTRELQCAAPNLVALRTKDGAASLSDLVRSSLRLRPDRIPIGEVRGAEALDLLKAWGTGHPGGVGTLHAGSAIGALRRLEQLIQEAVVTVPRALIAETIDLIAVLAGRGSARQLAELAVVKGLGPTGDYVLTPAGDS, from the coding sequence ATGCTGCGCACCGCGCTCGGGCCGGCGATCTCCGCCCATCTCGAAGATCCAAGTATCGTCGAGGTGATGCTCAACCCCGACGGACGGTTGTGGATCGATCGATTGTCGGGCGGGCTCGAGGACACCGGCAGCCGTGTCACGCCAGCCGACGCCGAGCGGATCGTAAGACTTGTCGCGCATCATGTCGGCGTCGAAGTGCATGCCAACAGCCCCCGCGTTTCGGCGGAGCTGCCGGAAAGTGGTGAGCGGTTCGAGGGGCTGTTGCCGCCGGTGGTTTCTGCTCCGTGCTTCGCTATCCGGCGCCCCGCCGTCGCGGTCTTCACGCTCGGCGACTACGTCGATTCCGGCATCATGTCGGCGGCGCAGGCTGAGCTGCTGCGCGTCGCTGTGCATGAACGCAAGAACGTGCTCGTCGCCGGCGGCACCTCCACAGGCAAGACCACCCTGGTCAACGCCCTCCTCGCCGAGGTCGCGAAGACCGGCGACCGCGTCGTCCTGATCGAGGACACACGCGAGCTGCAGTGCGCGGCGCCGAACCTCGTCGCGCTTCGCACCAAGGATGGCGCGGCGTCGCTTTCCGATCTCGTCCGTTCGTCGCTGCGTCTCCGCCCGGACCGCATTCCCATCGGCGAGGTGCGCGGCGCGGAGGCGCTCGACCTTTTGAAAGCCTGGGGCACCGGCCACCCCGGCGGCGTCGGGACATTGCACGCCGGATCCGCGATCGGCGCGCTGCGCCGTCTCGAACAACTCATCCAGGAGGCCGTGGTCACGGTCCCGCGGGCGCTGATCGCCGAAACGATCGATCTCATCGCGGTCCTCGCCGGCCGCGGCTCCGCGCGCCAGCTCGCCGAGCTGGCGGTGGTGAAGGGCCTTGGCCCGACCGGCGACTACGTCCTCACCCCCGCAGGAGACTCGTGA
- a CDS encoding CopG family transcriptional regulator: MRTKHTFRLPPDLASQLADYAARKRVPQALVVEAALASHLSPDGADRLEAALARRLDRMTRQMEMIERHVTISNEALAVFVRFWLTSTPALPDTALAAAQTKGRERYDGFVEALGRRLARGRKLADEVSQDIAPGSEQGRADKSS; this comes from the coding sequence ATGCGGACCAAGCACACCTTTCGCCTGCCGCCAGACCTCGCGAGCCAGCTTGCGGACTATGCCGCCCGCAAGCGCGTGCCGCAGGCCCTTGTTGTCGAAGCGGCACTTGCCTCGCATCTGTCACCCGATGGCGCCGACCGCTTGGAGGCCGCGCTCGCGAGACGGCTCGATCGTATGACGCGACAGATGGAAATGATCGAACGGCACGTCACCATTTCGAACGAGGCGCTGGCAGTCTTCGTGCGCTTCTGGCTGACCAGCACGCCCGCTTTACCCGACACCGCGCTTGCAGCCGCCCAAACTAAAGGGCGCGAGCGCTATGACGGCTTCGTCGAGGCGCTTGGCCGAAGGCTGGCGCGCGGTCGCAAGCTTGCCGACGAGGTGAGCCAGGATATCGCCCCTGGGTCCGAACAAGGTCGGGCCGACAAGAGCTCCTGA
- a CDS encoding conjugal transfer protein TraG: MNATKILWVQILLVCASVLAFLWTATEWTAWQLAFQPQLGRPWFILFGCPIYQPPAFFWWWFAYDAYAHEIFVTGGFIAGAGGIAAFVVAVAMSVWRAREVKKVTTYGSACWAETREIKRAGLLHPDGVLLGRWRGAYLRHHGPEHVLCFAPTRSGKGVGLVVPTLLTWPGSAIVHDIKGENWGLTAGWRARFGRVLLFDPTNTQSAAYNPLLEVRRGEWEVRDVQNIADVLVDPEGALEKRNHWEKTSHSLLVGTILHVLYAEADKTLAGVANFLSDPKRPIETTLRAMMTTPHLGKKGIHPVVASAARELLNKSENERSGVLSTAMSFLGLYRDPVVATVTRRCDWRIRDLVEAERPMTLYLVVPPSDISRTKPLVRLILNQIGRRLTEELDSKRRRHRLLLMLDEFPALGRLDFFESALAFMAGYGLKSFLIAQSLNQIEKAYGQNNSILDNCHVRVSFATNDERTAKRVSDALGMATELRAMKNYAGSRLSPWLGHLMISRQETARPLLTPGEVMQLPPDDELVLMSGCAPIRAKKARYYEDPELKARILQPPKLSNPRPTRRDDAPSLPPDGDWAGAVVPLPTEPATEDPANAGIRREPELPEHEEIVPESKAPIQEFEPMDEEPDDEVQRQRIMQRTFGAVTRQVSLDPGDDMQM, from the coding sequence ATGAACGCGACCAAGATCCTCTGGGTCCAGATTCTCCTCGTCTGCGCTTCCGTGCTCGCCTTCCTGTGGACGGCGACGGAGTGGACCGCTTGGCAGCTCGCCTTCCAACCCCAGCTCGGGCGCCCCTGGTTCATCTTGTTCGGCTGCCCGATATACCAGCCGCCTGCGTTCTTCTGGTGGTGGTTCGCCTACGACGCCTATGCCCATGAGATTTTCGTTACGGGAGGTTTCATCGCGGGGGCCGGCGGGATAGCCGCGTTCGTCGTGGCCGTCGCGATGTCGGTATGGCGGGCGCGCGAAGTGAAGAAGGTGACGACCTATGGGTCCGCGTGCTGGGCCGAGACGCGCGAGATCAAGCGGGCGGGCCTTCTCCATCCCGATGGCGTTCTGCTCGGTCGCTGGCGCGGCGCGTATCTCCGCCACCACGGCCCGGAACATGTGCTGTGCTTCGCGCCGACGCGTTCCGGCAAGGGCGTCGGCCTCGTCGTGCCGACTCTCCTGACCTGGCCGGGCTCGGCGATTGTCCACGACATCAAGGGCGAGAACTGGGGGCTGACCGCCGGCTGGCGAGCGCGGTTCGGCCGCGTGCTGCTGTTCGACCCGACCAACACGCAAAGCGCTGCCTACAATCCCCTGCTCGAGGTCCGTCGCGGGGAGTGGGAGGTGCGCGACGTGCAGAACATCGCCGACGTGCTCGTCGACCCCGAAGGTGCGCTGGAGAAGAGGAACCACTGGGAGAAGACGAGCCATTCGCTGTTGGTCGGCACCATCCTGCACGTGCTCTACGCCGAGGCGGACAAGACGCTCGCCGGCGTCGCCAACTTTCTGTCCGATCCGAAGCGCCCGATCGAGACGACGCTGCGAGCAATGATGACGACCCCGCATCTCGGGAAGAAGGGCATTCATCCCGTCGTCGCGAGCGCCGCGCGCGAGCTGCTGAACAAGAGCGAGAATGAGCGTTCCGGCGTCTTGTCGACCGCCATGTCGTTCCTCGGGCTCTATCGCGATCCAGTTGTCGCAACCGTCACGCGGCGCTGCGACTGGCGCATCCGTGATCTGGTCGAGGCCGAGCGCCCAATGACGCTCTACTTGGTCGTTCCACCTTCTGACATCAGCCGGACCAAGCCTCTCGTACGCCTGATCCTCAATCAGATCGGGCGCCGCCTCACCGAGGAGTTGGACTCGAAGCGCCGCCGACATCGGCTATTGCTGATGCTCGATGAGTTTCCGGCACTCGGTCGTCTCGACTTCTTCGAGAGCGCCTTGGCCTTCATGGCGGGCTACGGTCTGAAGAGTTTCCTGATCGCGCAGTCGCTGAATCAGATCGAGAAGGCCTACGGCCAAAACAACTCCATCCTCGACAACTGCCATGTGCGGGTGAGTTTCGCGACGAATGACGAGCGCACTGCCAAGCGTGTTTCAGACGCGCTCGGCATGGCGACCGAGTTGCGCGCGATGAAGAATTATGCGGGCAGCCGGCTCAGCCCATGGCTTGGACATTTGATGATCTCGCGACAGGAAACGGCACGCCCTCTGCTGACACCCGGCGAGGTGATGCAGCTCCCGCCCGACGACGAGCTGGTGCTGATGTCCGGCTGCGCGCCGATCCGCGCAAAGAAGGCGCGCTACTATGAAGATCCGGAATTGAAGGCGCGCATCCTCCAGCCACCGAAATTGTCCAACCCAAGACCGACCCGACGCGACGACGCTCCATCACTCCCGCCAGACGGCGATTGGGCCGGTGCGGTTGTGCCGCTGCCCACAGAGCCCGCCACGGAAGATCCCGCCAACGCTGGCATCCGGCGTGAACCGGAATTGCCGGAGCATGAGGAAATCGTGCCGGAGTCCAAGGCACCCATTCAGGAATTCGAGCCGATGGACGAGGAGCCCGACGACGAGGTCCAGCGCCAGCGCATCATGCAGCGCACGTTCGGAGCTGTCACGCGCCAGGTCTCGCTCGATCCCGGCGATGACATGCAGATGTGA
- a CDS encoding sodium:calcium antiporter: MIVVWILAFLAGVALIVWGAEAFAEHLGAASVRLGVSAFALALLLAGAEPEELATVVVASLRGSPGIAFGDVIGANVAICLVALGVGAVIAPLPFRTSVMRYAILGLPLGAIAAWIAWDGVVTRLEGAILVGLYIVYVGTIWIVQRRPPALGEVHELEEAENAASNPGGRRRISRELLLVLAGVAAMAAGASLLVEAMQQITHVESTQTSLGLTLVGFATAFELVVLAWSAARRGASEAVVAGVVGSFAYNVTMTLGAGALARPLAIVDAASLHFPWLAMLAALLLVVVLAAPKASLSRVAGVVLLGAYPLFVLAVLLA, translated from the coding sequence ATGATTGTCGTCTGGATTCTGGCCTTTCTCGCGGGTGTTGCTCTCATCGTCTGGGGAGCCGAGGCGTTTGCCGAACATCTTGGCGCAGCTTCAGTACGCCTGGGCGTGAGCGCCTTCGCCTTGGCGCTGCTGCTCGCCGGCGCCGAACCCGAGGAACTCGCGACCGTCGTAGTGGCGTCGCTGCGGGGATCACCAGGCATTGCGTTCGGCGATGTCATCGGCGCAAACGTCGCCATCTGCCTCGTCGCTCTCGGCGTCGGCGCCGTGATCGCGCCGCTGCCGTTCCGCACGAGTGTCATGCGCTACGCCATCCTCGGCCTGCCGCTCGGCGCGATCGCCGCGTGGATCGCGTGGGACGGCGTGGTGACACGGCTCGAGGGCGCCATCCTTGTCGGACTCTATATCGTCTATGTCGGCACCATCTGGATCGTCCAACGTCGACCGCCGGCGCTCGGAGAGGTGCATGAGCTCGAGGAAGCAGAGAACGCCGCATCGAACCCGGGCGGACGGCGACGCATCAGCCGTGAACTACTGCTCGTGCTTGCCGGAGTGGCCGCGATGGCGGCGGGCGCCAGCCTGCTCGTCGAAGCCATGCAACAGATCACGCATGTCGAGTCGACGCAGACCTCGCTCGGCTTGACACTGGTCGGGTTCGCCACCGCCTTCGAGCTGGTGGTCCTGGCTTGGTCGGCCGCGCGACGCGGAGCTTCCGAGGCCGTTGTCGCCGGCGTCGTTGGTTCGTTTGCCTATAACGTCACGATGACCTTAGGGGCCGGCGCGCTCGCGCGGCCGCTTGCGATCGTGGACGCTGCGAGCTTGCACTTCCCTTGGCTCGCCATGCTGGCTGCGCTTCTCCTCGTTGTCGTTTTGGCAGCACCGAAAGCCAGCCTCAGTCGTGTCGCAGGCGTCGTTCTGCTGGGCGCCTATCCGCTATTCGTTCTCGCCGTGCTCCTTGCTTGA
- a CDS encoding relaxase/mobilization nuclease domain-containing protein: MTTRDDDLRVRPGRIQHGNRGGKRPQTFVGEVMRAAKKAGHVGNSFRSSQGRSRSRFGRGRRAAVSIRLRSNARRVVMKARVVRHQGARFRSAPLPKHIAYLKREGVTRDGEDARTFDAASDTAEERAFAERCEDDRHHFRFIISPEDGTELGDLKTFTRELMLDVEKDLGTRLDWVAVDHWNTDNPHVHVLIRGRADDGQDLVISREYISRGFRDRAAERVTLELGPRSEREIRTALEREVGSDRWTSLDRALRDISDECGGVADLRPGPDTEDPELRGLLLGRAAKLERLGLADPVGPACWTLKPGLEPALRQLGIRGDIIKTMHQAMSAGGHEPDVSSFALHGEEPSDPVLGRLVKRGLDDELKGTAYAIVAGVDGRTHHLKFSDLEMTGDAPVGAIVEARSYDDSNGRRRLSLATRSDLSIEAQVTASGATWLDRQLLAKDPPLSGGAFGAEVRQAMEARVNHLAQEGLAHRQGQRVIFARDLLATLRRRELDDAAAKLSVETGLAYQPAAEGERVSGVYRQRVTLASGRFAMIDDGLGFQLVPWRPALEKELGREVRGAISRGYNVEWSFGRKRGLGL, translated from the coding sequence ATGACGACGCGCGACGACGACCTGCGGGTCCGGCCCGGGCGCATCCAGCACGGCAATCGTGGCGGCAAGCGCCCACAGACCTTCGTCGGCGAAGTGATGCGGGCCGCGAAGAAGGCGGGCCATGTCGGCAACAGCTTCCGTTCGAGCCAGGGCCGCAGCCGGTCGCGCTTCGGACGCGGTCGGCGCGCGGCGGTCTCGATTCGATTGCGCTCGAACGCTCGCCGCGTGGTGATGAAAGCGCGCGTCGTGCGGCACCAGGGAGCGCGGTTCCGCTCAGCGCCGCTACCCAAGCACATCGCCTACCTCAAGCGCGAGGGTGTGACGCGCGACGGCGAGGACGCGCGGACGTTCGACGCAGCCTCCGACACGGCGGAGGAACGCGCCTTCGCCGAGCGCTGCGAGGATGACCGTCATCACTTCCGATTCATCATATCGCCGGAAGACGGGACCGAGCTCGGCGACCTTAAGACCTTCACGCGCGAGCTGATGCTCGATGTCGAGAAGGACCTCGGCACCAGGCTCGACTGGGTCGCGGTCGACCACTGGAACACCGACAATCCACACGTCCATGTCCTCATCCGCGGCCGCGCCGATGACGGTCAGGACCTGGTCATCAGCCGCGAATACATCAGCCGGGGTTTTCGCGATCGCGCGGCCGAGCGCGTCACGCTGGAGCTGGGCCCGCGCAGCGAGCGGGAGATCCGCACGGCCCTCGAACGAGAAGTCGGATCAGATCGATGGACGAGCCTCGACCGGGCGCTGCGTGACATCTCGGACGAGTGCGGCGGCGTCGCCGACCTGCGGCCCGGGCCTGACACCGAGGACCCCGAGCTGCGCGGTTTGCTGCTCGGGCGGGCGGCGAAACTCGAACGTCTCGGCCTCGCGGATCCGGTCGGCCCTGCCTGCTGGACGCTCAAGCCGGGGCTTGAACCGGCGCTCCGCCAACTCGGCATCCGGGGCGACATCATCAAGACGATGCACCAAGCGATGAGCGCCGGCGGGCATGAGCCGGACGTCAGTTCTTTCGCTCTGCACGGAGAGGAGCCATCCGATCCAGTGCTCGGCCGGCTGGTCAAGCGCGGCCTCGACGACGAGCTCAAGGGGACCGCCTATGCGATCGTCGCCGGCGTCGATGGCCGCACTCATCACCTCAAGTTCTCCGATCTCGAGATGACCGGCGATGCGCCGGTGGGCGCGATCGTCGAGGCGCGGAGCTATGACGACTCGAACGGACGGCGCCGCCTGTCGCTCGCCACCCGCTCGGATCTTTCGATCGAGGCGCAGGTGACAGCGTCGGGGGCGACCTGGCTCGATCGCCAACTCCTCGCCAAGGATCCGCCGCTCAGCGGCGGGGCGTTCGGCGCCGAGGTGCGCCAAGCTATGGAAGCGCGCGTCAATCATCTCGCACAAGAAGGACTTGCCCACCGGCAGGGGCAGCGGGTGATCTTCGCTCGCGATCTCCTCGCCACCCTGCGTCGGCGAGAATTGGACGACGCGGCGGCGAAGCTCTCTGTGGAGACGGGGCTCGCTTATCAGCCCGCGGCAGAAGGCGAGCGCGTCTCGGGTGTCTATCGGCAGCGGGTGACGCTCGCCTCCGGCCGCTTCGCCATGATCGACGACGGGCTCGGCTTCCAGCTTGTCCCGTGGCGTCCGGCTCTGGAGAAGGAACTTGGCCGGGAGGTGCGGGGTGCCATCAGCCGCGGTTATAATGTCGAGTGGAGCTTCGGCCGAAAGCGTGGGCTTGGACTCTGA
- a CDS encoding lytic transglycosylase domain-containing protein yields MPHSFARSAPAASPPPRDSSSFPAIAAPLARRTGSHRSHKLSHHLSLAIVLVLLSANGVAHAQAGDRRVSAVTSESGRFARFVSEAALRFGIPTSWINAVMQAESRGVVRAVSPKGAMGLMQIMPDTWSGLRARYGLGADPFDPHDNILAGAAYLRELHDRYGALGFLAAYNAGPGRYEDHLATGHPLPTETRAYVAALAPLLRDGGSEPGNIITAIIRSWTDAPLFSVRRRGGSTVPPPSSDGVSQQRATATSAADWTGLAPQSEGLFARLSARGPRP; encoded by the coding sequence ATGCCTCACTCCTTCGCTCGGTCGGCTCCCGCGGCGTCGCCCCCGCCTCGCGACTCATCCTCCTTCCCGGCCATCGCCGCACCTCTCGCTCGCCGTACCGGCTCACATCGATCGCACAAGCTTAGCCATCACCTGTCGCTCGCGATCGTACTGGTGCTGCTGTCGGCGAACGGCGTTGCTCATGCGCAGGCCGGCGACAGACGTGTTTCAGCCGTCACGTCGGAGAGCGGTCGCTTTGCACGGTTCGTGTCGGAAGCCGCGCTGCGCTTCGGCATTCCGACGTCTTGGATCAACGCCGTCATGCAGGCCGAAAGTCGCGGCGTCGTGCGCGCCGTCTCGCCCAAGGGCGCGATGGGGCTGATGCAGATCATGCCCGACACCTGGTCCGGCTTACGGGCGCGATACGGCCTCGGCGCCGATCCATTCGACCCGCACGACAACATCCTGGCGGGCGCAGCGTATCTCCGCGAGTTGCATGACCGCTACGGCGCGCTTGGCTTTCTCGCGGCCTACAACGCCGGTCCCGGACGGTATGAGGATCACCTTGCGACCGGGCACCCGTTGCCGACAGAGACGCGGGCCTATGTCGCTGCACTCGCGCCATTGCTGCGCGACGGCGGATCGGAACCGGGCAATATCATCACCGCGATCATCCGCTCGTGGACCGACGCGCCGTTGTTCTCGGTGCGGCGCCGTGGCGGTTCGACGGTCCCACCACCGTCATCGGATGGCGTGTCGCAACAGCGAGCGACTGCAACGTCGGCTGCCGATTGGACAGGCCTTGCGCCACAGTCCGAGGGACTGTTCGCGCGCCTGTCGGCCCGTGGGCCCAGGCCATGA
- a CDS encoding S26 family signal peptidase, producing MTRFGFVLTTYATTLFVALSSLVHPAPKLLWNASASVPIGLYAVRRAPPLHLDELVVVQPPAPLAQLFAARRYLPLGVPLVKRILALPGQTVCRTARRVTVDGAAMGDALERDRLSRALPDWQGCRVLGPGEVFLMNRTPPDSLDGRYFGPLPTTSIVGRADPIWTYAEN from the coding sequence ATGACGCGCTTCGGCTTCGTCCTCACCACCTACGCAACAACGCTCTTCGTCGCGCTGTCGAGCCTCGTTCATCCCGCGCCGAAGCTGCTCTGGAACGCCAGCGCCAGCGTCCCGATCGGCCTCTATGCCGTGCGGCGCGCGCCTCCGCTGCATCTCGACGAACTGGTCGTCGTCCAGCCGCCGGCGCCTCTCGCGCAGCTCTTCGCCGCGCGCCGTTATCTGCCTCTCGGCGTGCCGCTGGTGAAGCGCATCCTGGCGCTTCCCGGTCAGACCGTTTGCCGTACCGCACGGCGCGTCACCGTCGATGGCGCGGCTATGGGCGATGCGCTCGAACGCGACCGCCTCAGCCGTGCTCTGCCGGACTGGCAGGGCTGCCGCGTGCTCGGGCCCGGCGAAGTCTTCCTCATGAATCGCACGCCGCCGGACTCACTCGACGGCCGGTATTTCGGACCTCTGCCGACGACCAGCATCGTCGGCCGCGCCGATCCGATCTGGACCTACGCGGAGAACTGA